The DNA segment GACAAAGACCAATTCCTTTTCAATCTCTGCTGAATCTACTTCTAATAAATCATTATCTAACTGCCTCCAAGCTAATGCTAATACTCTTCTGCCTTTGCTAGCTAACTTTTTATTTAATTCCAATAGTTCTTGACGTCTCTTATCAGAAAGTTCTTTAATCCCCTTTGAAGAATAAACTTTATCAGTCTTACCCAATAGAACATTAGGAGCCCCTTTAACTAAAGCCTCTAACTGATTATTGGTGTTATAAATAGTTGTCATTAATTTACGGTCAGAATTAAATTCTATCTCGCGCTCTAACCGATGATTCTGTAATAATTCTTTTCGCTTTAGACCTCCTTTGAGTCCTAAAGTCAGGAGAGCCCCTTCCGTAGGATCGCCTAAAACCCGCCACTGGCCGTCCTCTGTTTTATTCAATTCAGCATGGTTACAGAGTATAGAAATCTTAAGCAAGAGTTCCAGCTCTTCATTATCTGCTGGCAGAATTTTATCCTTTTCCTGCTTAAACTCTCCCTGCGGCTGATAACCACTGCCGCTTACTTGAATTAGATCTTTATTCGGTAGATAAATCTCCTTAACCACCATCTCATTCTGCGTTAATGTTCCTGTCTTGTCACTACAGATAGCAGTAGCTGAACCTAAAGTCTCAACTGCAGGCAACCTTCGAATAATAGCATTATTTTCAATCATTCTCTGAACCCCTAAAGCTAATACAATAGTTACTACTGCCGGTAATCCTTCAGGAATTGCTGCTACCGCTAAAGTAATCCCAGTCATAAACATTTCAAATAACGATTCGCCACGCCAAACTCCTAATACCAAAATAAATGCACTAATAAATAATACTCCAATCCCTAATTTCTTACTCAATCTTTCCAATCTCTTTTGCAGTGGAGTCTGTTCACTAGATACATTCTGAATCATAGTAGCTATTTTACCAAATTCAGTATCCATTCCAGTAGCTACAACAACAGCTTTAGCCCTACCAGAAATTACGGTTGTCCCTTTAAATAACATATTAGCCTGATCACTTAAAGCTAGATCCTCTTTTTCTATTCTCTGACCAGTATTTTTCTCTACTGCTGTTGATTCACCAGTTAAAACAGCTTCCTGCACTTTCAGATTATCCGCTGAGATAATCCGAGCATCAGCACTAACAGCATCTCCTGTTTTTAATTCAATGACATCACCAGGCACTAATTCCTTTGAATCTATCTCTCGCCATTTTCCTTGGCGTAAAATTTGAGCTGTAGGTGTTTCCATTCTTCGTAAAGCCTGCAGCGATTCTTCAGCTTTATTCTCCTGAAAAACGCCTAAAACAGAATTTAGAATAACAATTACTGAAATCACTATTGTATCTTTTATTTCACCAACAATTCCAGAAATTACAGCTGCCAATAAGAGAATAATAACTAAAAAATTCTTGAATTGATCCAAAAACATATCATAAAGAGTCCGCTGATTCTTCTTTTGAATTATATTTCTACCATACTTATCTAAACGTTTTCTTGCTATCTTAATAGTTAATCCTTCTTCTCGATTGGTCTCAAGCTCTTCAAGAACTTCACTTGCTTTTAGATAATACCACTCTTTATCAGCCATAGCTGATTCCTTTCCCTACTACGTATTTTAATGTTTCTATTTAATTTGCTTTATCAGTAGTTCTTCAAGATTCTTTTTTAGTTCTTCTCCTTCTTTATTAACAACAATCTCTAGAATACTTCTATCCAAGTTATGGGATTTTGAATTATTAACTATTCTATCTAAATTACCAACTACTGACTCAAAGAGATCAATTTTTTCATGCAAAAGATTTACTATTTTTTCTTCGATCGTATCTTTGGTACAGAGATTATAGATTTTTACTTCTTCTGTCTGACCTAGACGATGAACTCGACCAATACGCTGCTCTAAATTCATTGGATTCCATGGTAGATCATAATTAATAATTACATTACAAAACTGAAGATTAATCCCCTGACGACCAGCAGCAGTACTAACTAAGACATCTCCTTTCTCAGCAAAGAAACGTTTAGCTCGTTCTTTTTGAGTATCATTTAAAGTTCCATCAAATTTAACAGGCATAAGTCCGCGCTGATATAAATAGTAACAGATATAATTCTGAGTAGCCAGATATTCAGTAAAAATAACAGCTTGTCCATCAATTTCCTTTAGTAATTCTTCTACTACCTGCACCTTCTGATTAATCTGAATCTCTTTTGCTAATTGAAGTAATTCTTCTACCTTTGGTACTAATTCTTCAGATGCCGATTCTAAAAAATTCTGCAAAGTTCCAATCACTGCAAAAGAACTGCTGCAAATCTCTCTCTGTAAGGTAATAAGATGAAGTAAATTCTTGTTTTCCTCTTTATAGCGTTTATACTCCTGACTAACTAAATCAGTAATTCCATTATAAAGCTGCTGTTCTCGTGAATTTAATTCTAAAGGAAGCAGTTTCACATCCCGATCAGTAAACTCCAATTCTGAATCAGTGCGTTCATTCCTAATCATGACCTGATCTAAGTTCTGCTTCAACGCTTCAGACTCATAATTTTTAAATAACTCAGGTCTTAAGAGAGAAACAAGATTATATAATTCCTCTAATTCATTCTGAACTGGGGTTGCTGTCAAAAACAACATATACTCTGGAGATAAATTATTTACAAACTTCCAATTTAGTGTATCACTATTCTTCAATTTATGAGCCTCATCAACAATTACCATATCAAAATCTCTTTTATAAATCACTTCTGCATGACGTTCTCTTTTAGCCAAATCTATAGAAGCAATTTGATGATTAAAGTAATGCCAACCTTTACCCTTGCGATTATTGAAGATATCAATATCAAACTTATTAGTTAATTCTACCCACCATTGATAACTTAGTGAAGCAGGTGTCAAAATCAGTACCGTTTCTACTTCACCGCGCAAAATATATTCTTTTAATATTAATCCAGCTTCAATTGTCTTACCTAACCCCACTTCATCAGCTAATAGTGCTCTGCCATTAAAATCATTAATCACTCGCTGTGCTGTCTCTATCTGATGAGGATATAAAGCAAAATTTCTTTCTGCCCAGAAATCTTTTAGTTCATCTAAAACAACTAAATCATTTGTAACTACTCGTTGATTAATAGCCATTTATCTCTACTCCTTTTCTGCTTTTAACCTACCAATAGGATATTCAATTTAAGCCTAAATCATAAAGGTAATTTCCAGCAGAAAAGAAAAGTTTTAATAAACAAAAAAATTAATTCAAATTACCTTTTGATGAACTTCACTAAGTCTTTTAATGTCTAAACTTAATCTTTAAAATTAATTCCAGCCATTCCCCCAATCAATCCCGTTACTGAACCGAGAGTAATCATAATTAGACTCCCTACAGTAAATAAAGTTTCTACCCACATTAGACTAAACACAAGAATCAATAAAATATGTCCCAGTCCCACTAAACTACCGTTCAACCAACCATTGCCTTCCACATTGAGGCCAGTTAGGAAAGCAGCAACTAAAATTGATAGATAATTGAATATAATTAATACTCTCTGAATTATTAAATCATCTATATTAATAAAAACAACTATAAATCCAATAGTAATACTTACAATCAGTAGTAATATAAAACTAATAACTATTCCCTTAAATACTCTTTTCACCGATAAAGTCGATTGATCTAAATCCGAACTAGAATATCTACTCATAATAACGCCTCCTATAAATTAAGTTATTAAAGCAGTTTATTACATTATATTGTGTTAAATTAATTTTATGAAAATCTTAAAATAATAATATCCCCAGGTAGATTAATCTACCTGGGGATAAATACTAAAAAAGTTCTAAATCTATCTGATCCAATTCTTTCATAACTTCAAAATCAGTCAAGTTAAGTCTAATAGGAGTAATTGAAATTCGCTGTTTATTAATAGCTACTACATCAGTTTCTCCATCATTATCCTCCTCCATAATATCACCGCCCATCCAATAATAAACCTCACCACGTGGATCTATTCGCTCATCAAAAGTATTAACATAATTCCTATTACCTAACTTAGTAATCTGAACTCCTTCTAATTCTTCCTTACTACAAAATGGAATATTAACATTTAATAATACTTCATTATTTAACCCTCTTTCTTTTAAGTCATCTATTAATTCCGAAACAAATTCAGCAGCACAAGTAAAGTCCAACTCATCATAAGCTGCTAAAGAAACTGCAATAGCAGGTACTCCCAATAATATTCCCTCAAATGCTGCCGATACAGTACCAGAATAAAGAACATCACAACCTAAATTAGGCCCTCGATTTATACCAGAAATAACTATATCAGGATTTTCCTCTAAAATGGCCTCAATTCCTAATTTAACACAATCAGCAGGCGTTCCATTAACAGCCAAGCTCTTTGCTTTAATGTCCTGATAATCAACTTCTTTTACCCGCAGTGGTCGATGGAGAGTAATAGCATGTCCCATAGCACTCTGTTCTCTATCAGGAGCTACTATTAATACTTCATTATCTGGCTTCTTCTCTAATGCTTTGACTAACTGCTGAATTCCATCAGCATAAATTCCATCATCATTAGTAACTAAAATTTTCATTATTTTTCTCTCCTTCCTATATTAAATCACATTATACTTTAATTAAAGTATAAGCTAGTTTAACTTAGTTTAATTAATTTAATCTTATTTATTGCTACTTATCTATAATTGACAACATATAAAATATGAGTTATAATACATGATGTTCGCTACGGAGCGTGGCGCAGTTTGGCTAGCGCACCTGGTTTGGGACCAGGGGGTCGAAGGTTCAAATCCTTTCGCTCCGACCATTGTGGACCCATAGCTCAGTTGGTCAGAGCAATCGGCTCATAACCGATTAGTCGTAGGTTCGAATCCTACTGGGTCCACCATTTCTTATTATACCATTCCATTAACCTGTCTTAATACATATATAATAGTAACTATGATAAAATTCCAGGTAGCATGAGCAATAATACTAGTATATAATGACTGACTCATTTCATAAAGAATAATCAAACCTAATCCTCCTAAAAAAGTTGCTAAAAAAGACCATAAGCTAAAATGTAAAATCCCAAAAATTCCAGCAGCTAAAAAACCTCCTTTAATTAAGCCAAATTTATCCTTGAAATATTGGTACATCAAACCGCGAAAAAATATTTCTTCAGTAATTGGTGCAACAATAACAATTAAGGAAGCATAAACAACAAAAGTTAACTGACTATGGGTATCCATTAATTCTGATATTATTGGTTGTGATGGAATCATAATCCCCCACCAATCCATAATCAACTTCTGAACTCCCAAATTAACCAACATT comes from the Sporohalobacter salinus genome and includes:
- a CDS encoding cation-translocating P-type ATPase; amino-acid sequence: MADKEWYYLKASEVLEELETNREEGLTIKIARKRLDKYGRNIIQKKNQRTLYDMFLDQFKNFLVIILLLAAVISGIVGEIKDTIVISVIVILNSVLGVFQENKAEESLQALRRMETPTAQILRQGKWREIDSKELVPGDVIELKTGDAVSADARIISADNLKVQEAVLTGESTAVEKNTGQRIEKEDLALSDQANMLFKGTTVISGRAKAVVVATGMDTEFGKIATMIQNVSSEQTPLQKRLERLSKKLGIGVLFISAFILVLGVWRGESLFEMFMTGITLAVAAIPEGLPAVVTIVLALGVQRMIENNAIIRRLPAVETLGSATAICSDKTGTLTQNEMVVKEIYLPNKDLIQVSGSGYQPQGEFKQEKDKILPADNEELELLLKISILCNHAELNKTEDGQWRVLGDPTEGALLTLGLKGGLKRKELLQNHRLEREIEFNSDRKLMTTIYNTNNQLEALVKGAPNVLLGKTDKVYSSKGIKELSDKRRQELLELNKKLASKGRRVLALAWRQLDNDLLEVDSAEIEKELVFVGFVSIIDPPRPEVKEAVAECKDAGVKPIMITGDHKATAKAIADEIDLTEDRDLVLSGNELENMIDAEFAQRVNQIGVYARVTPKHKMRIVNTLQQRNHIVAMTGDGVNDAPALKKADIGIAMGDKGTDVAKESSDLILTDDNFATIVTAIKEGRAIFDNIKKAVKFLLSCNLGEIFTLLVALMIGFKRPLIPIQILWVNLVTDSLPALALGLENPELGLMNRAPQNPNSGVLSSKEGWSILGQGVLIGSLSLVGYWLGLQNGNLAKARTMAFTVLALAQLAHAFNLRSNKSLLEIGLLSNRYLVGGVLISVLLQIIVLITPFLQQIFEVVALGANDWGIVLGLSIIPILVVEIFKQII
- a CDS encoding DEAD/DEAH box helicase, with product MAINQRVVTNDLVVLDELKDFWAERNFALYPHQIETAQRVINDFNGRALLADEVGLGKTIEAGLILKEYILRGEVETVLILTPASLSYQWWVELTNKFDIDIFNNRKGKGWHYFNHQIASIDLAKRERHAEVIYKRDFDMVIVDEAHKLKNSDTLNWKFVNNLSPEYMLFLTATPVQNELEELYNLVSLLRPELFKNYESEALKQNLDQVMIRNERTDSELEFTDRDVKLLPLELNSREQQLYNGITDLVSQEYKRYKEENKNLLHLITLQREICSSSFAVIGTLQNFLESASEELVPKVEELLQLAKEIQINQKVQVVEELLKEIDGQAVIFTEYLATQNYICYYLYQRGLMPVKFDGTLNDTQKERAKRFFAEKGDVLVSTAAGRQGINLQFCNVIINYDLPWNPMNLEQRIGRVHRLGQTEEVKIYNLCTKDTIEEKIVNLLHEKIDLFESVVGNLDRIVNNSKSHNLDRSILEIVVNKEGEELKKNLEELLIKQIK
- a CDS encoding TIGR04086 family membrane protein, with product MSRYSSSDLDQSTLSVKRVFKGIVISFILLLIVSITIGFIVVFINIDDLIIQRVLIIFNYLSILVAAFLTGLNVEGNGWLNGSLVGLGHILLILVFSLMWVETLFTVGSLIMITLGSVTGLIGGMAGINFKD
- the surE gene encoding 5'/3'-nucleotidase SurE; the protein is MKILVTNDDGIYADGIQQLVKALEKKPDNEVLIVAPDREQSAMGHAITLHRPLRVKEVDYQDIKAKSLAVNGTPADCVKLGIEAILEENPDIVISGINRGPNLGCDVLYSGTVSAAFEGILLGVPAIAVSLAAYDELDFTCAAEFVSELIDDLKERGLNNEVLLNVNIPFCSKEELEGVQITKLGNRNYVNTFDERIDPRGEVYYWMGGDIMEEDNDGETDVVAINKQRISITPIRLNLTDFEVMKELDQIDLELF
- a CDS encoding CPBP family intramembrane glutamic endopeptidase codes for the protein MFKGQYENHKIAWTGTDILFIILTTICMTILFNFLVTFLLDYLAHIMPQLLSYKRVIVNFLQFATMLTVSMYIILTKYNLSLKNLGFQVIDLKRIITLGVIGGFGICSMVMLVNLGVQKLIMDWWGIMIPSQPIISELMDTHSQLTFVVYASLIVIVAPITEEIFFRGLMYQYFKDKFGLIKGGFLAAGIFGILHFSLWSFLATFLGGLGLIILYEMSQSLYTSIIAHATWNFIIVTIIYVLRQVNGMV